The DNA region AGCTACTCTCTTAATGGACTGCCCTCAGGTTAacacatcaaaaacaagaaacttACCTCCTCTTAATGGCACCTTCTTCCAAGTTTCATCTTCCCACCAAAACTTGCCTGCTTTTGTTCACTGTCTTTagccttcaggtacttgttttTGGCATTTCGTTCAGAGTTGAACATTGCTGTCTGAAAGAGAGCCAGAAGTTACTTGGTCATATATGAAACAGAACTCTTTTGTTatacttaaacaaaaattatttcccaCCCATactctccttcctcttttcccaatACGCACCCATTCTATACTAGTTATTTCTCAGAGTGTTTCAATTCTTATTCAAtacatgtatttttgtatatatgtggACTAGGAAGATAGTTACGAGTtagtgtttgtatttattttaatttacataaatactttaattttttcattcaaaatagCTTTTTGAAATCTAATCATGTTGCTATACGTAAATGTAGTTCATGATGTCTGAGAACTGCATGTATTTCATTCTATGAATATACAAAGTTTAATTTATTCAGTCTCCTAAATAAATTGGATTAAtcggccgggtatggtggctcacacctgtaatctcagcactttgggaggccgaggcaggcagatcacttgaggtcaggagtttgaggccagcctggccaacatggtgaaaccccgcctctactaaaaatacaaaaaatcagtcgggcatggtggctggcgtctgtaatcccagccattcaggaggctgaggcaagagaatcgctttgGAGGTCTTATTTAAGAACTACTTGCTGATGTGAGGTCATAAGGAAAttataaatttctttatattGAACTTTTAGTTACTATATTCCTATTTAGGTTTTTAATTCATGTGGATCTTTAGTATGTAGTGTGTGATAGGAATCTTCTGGTTTTTTTCAATATAGTGAAAGCAGATTCTTGatacaatttattaaatataattttctgatttctgaTGTTACCATTAACCTATAATAAATTTCAAGTCTGCTTCGAAGGTATCTACTCCTTTTGATTGGTTTATTTGATTGATAttgcactttttaaattttctttagatAATTTACACTAgggctaatattttttaaatagttacaaTTTATAGACAATTATATTCcctaaaattttagaattaatcAGATTCCATCTTCCACCTTAAGAATTTgattagaaataaagaaactttttaaattttttgagagagaattaACAACTTTATCAAATTAAGCCTTACTACATTTCAAAGCACAacatcttttcattcattcaggcaTTTTAAAACTAAtccttaaaagaattttcaaaataccTCCATTGAGGACAGAGCTTCTTCAATTGTATTTTCTATAACTGAAATGCTTTTGAGTTTGTGAGTTTGTTTTGTATTCCACTCCTTGCTGACTATCTTCATGCTAATAATTTGCTAACTCTGGTTTCTTTGTAGACAGTCACAACACCTACAAAAAacgaagaaaagaagggaaaaaaggtcACTTCTCCCCCATCATTCTCATAccttggatttttgtttgtttgctttattttattgttcagGACTTCTAACATTATGTTGAACATTAATTGAGTCAATGGTGGCTAACGTCCTTGTCTccttgacttttaaaatgtttaagatttCCTATTACTGAATTTTAATGCTAAGTAAATGTTGAAATACATCAAATGCTTTTATTGCAACTGCAATCCCAATCAGATAAGCCTGAAAACAGTGAAAAATCATAAGATTTTGTCTTtaatctattaatatttaaatgatacTACAAGATTTTTCACTCTAGAACCATTTTTACAACCCTGAATTCACCCATAATCAACCACGACAAATGTACACACACCTGTATATATTTATCTAATCTACCTATATACttttgtatgcatatatatatgcacatacacacagagacagagaatttaaaaatcatgtcCATGAATAAAATGGACCTGTACTTTTCTTGTATCATACTTACCTAgttttagtataaaatatattccaagCTCATAAAATTGATTGGATTGTTTTTCCTTGTTATATAAGTTAGGGATATCTGTACTCGCCAATAAAAGCATCTCAGCCTGTGACTTGCGGAggtgggaaaaatagaaaaaggtttATCATCATGATGATTATATTCTTATTCATactgttatttatatattacatgattattttctattctatttttaaattgtatttttatctattttataatgtgagatttttatattttccagagATCTACAAAAAAGGTTCTTTTGGgggatttcatttatttgcatctCTATTTCTTGGTTGGCATTGCCAATGATTTGTCTTTTGGCTTTGCCAAGGTTTTTTTCAAAACTTCAACTTGGGTTCTATTCatcttttttaaatgatatctcattgtcttGTTTCTCCTCTCCTTTGGCTTATTCTGCCACTTTGTTACCAATCACAAGGGTTTTATTGCCTGATGCTGGGGTTCAGTGCAGCCAGGCCTGAATTTTTTTCAAAGCTTTATATGTGTTCTAAAGTGTGAGAGGGGTTGACAACTACTGGTCTACAATCTTTCTTCTCAAATCTATCTGATCCTAAGATTGCATATACTCCTGGACAACATAATGTAGTGATTATGACTCAGTTGATCTAGATTGAAGCCTaagagtttgtatttttaaaaaaacttggcAGGTGTTTCTGACTACCAGCAAGATTTGAAAATCACTGAATTTGAGTGCCTATAAAACACTGTATAGTGCCAAAAGTATAAGTGACCTCTGAGGTTGTAATGATTTCTAAGGTTAAGAGATGTTTAGGTGGTTTGGGGGAATTCGGGGGTTACTCAGCAATCCAGGAAGAGGAGAAAGTATTAGTAAAGAACAAGAGCTGAAAAACAGGAAGGTCAgctcctaaaaataaaagaaatcttatCAAGACATCAAAAGCAAGGAAGAGAGTAGCAAGAACTAGAGTTAAAAATAGGCCACAGACAAAGCCATATTACGAATGGACTTTTACCCAAGAATTACAAGAAGCCATTGAAGGGGTTTAAGCAGGAAGACAATACAAATAGAGTTTTGCTTTAAAACGACTGGTTTAgctacagaagaggaaattaaatGGAGGGAAAGCAGGACTGTCTTCCTTGAAGTCTGAAGACAGTCATCATCCTTCAGGTGGCCACCATAATCCAGGAGATAAATGATGGTGGCTTGAACTATGATACATTTGGAGAGAAAAGGACTACTAGGCAtgactaatagatatagatgttaCTGGATGTAAGGCATATATGAAAACAAAGAGTAAACTTATCATCACCAGTTTATTGCTCATAATTATTCTCTGAGCTATATATTTTGGATCAAATATATCTACAACTGTTCAGACATTCTCTAAAATATTGAGGTAAAAGTGtaaatgtttatatgttatacaaAATTGTCACAGtttaaataatattgataataatatataataatactatatcatcatcatcatatctcatttccttgtttctcttctcttttggtTTACTCTGCCACTTTGTTACCAAATATTCAATTTGGTAACAAATTGATTTCAATTATACAAATATTCACTGTAAACAAATCTTCAAACTCATAATAAGTGAAAATGACTAGACAGATTAATTTCATAGTATATCACAATCCTTGTCATTTCAGCTTTGGTCTGCTCTAAACTTATCCATCTCCATCCATTACTGGAACAACTCCGCAAAGTCCTTATTCCCTAAAACATCACCGATACCATTAAAGTTACCAACAGAGACTGAACTCAGAATAAAGGAAATCATAGAGAAACTAGATCAGCAGATCCCACCCAGACCTTTCACCCATGTGAACACCACCACCAGTGCCACACACAGCACAGCCACCATCCTCAACCCTCAAGATACGTACTGCAGGGGAGACCAGCTGGACATCCTGTTGGAGGTGAGGGACCACCTGGGACAGAGGAAGCAATATGGTGGGGATTTCCTGAGGGCCAGGATGTCCTCCCCAGCCCTGATGGCAGGTGCTTCGGGAAAGGTGACTGACTTCAACAATGGCACTTACCTGGTCAGCTTCACTCTGTTCTGGGAGGGCCAGATCTCCCTGTCTCTGCTGCTCATCCATCCCAGTGAAGGGGCATCAGCTCTCTGGAGGGCAAGGAACCAAggctataaaattattttcaaaggtaAATTTGTTAATGGCACCTTTCATGTCTTCACTGAATGTGGCCTGACCCTAAACTCGAGTGCTGAACTCTGTGAATATCTGGATAACAGAGACCAAGAAGCCTTCTATTGTGTGAAGCCTCAACACATGCCCTGTGAGGCTCTGACCCACATGACCACCCAGAATAGAGAGGTATCTTATCTTACGGACAAGGAAAAGAGCCTTTTCCACAGGTAAGTATACTTTTCATCTATACTGAGAAGTGTTCCCTGAAAAGTGCCCCAGTCAGAGCTACATTGCCCATTGCAACATTGAGCATGACTCAGAGGCTTCCTCTACTCGAGGTAAGACATGTGGTGTCTTCATGGGGCCTCTACTCACCACTCTACGCCCAAGTTGGCATTTTCACTCTATTGTCCATTCAGTCATGTGTTTTGCTGTAACTGTTCTTCTGTGTGTTCACAGACGTTCCACTGAAAAAAAGATTCCTTGATAAGTGTATGACAAAATCCATGCTCCTTCACCTCCCATatcatattttgttgtttttgctcttAAATATCTTTGCATTGATCCATTTTCCCCTATGCACAGTGCTGTTATGCAAGTTCAGACCATAATCATTTCATCTAGATTACCCGTACCCGCTTCCCAACTGGTCTCTCTCCCAGCAGTCATACCCTCTCTCATCCATTCTCTACACTGAGTGATCTTTCTGAAAAGCCAGTTCCTACTGGTTTTCTCCAGTTGATCCCATGATCAGATATTCTTCAGTATATACCTCTCAGGGTGGAGAAGTCCTTCTTACTCCTCATGTTGTGACCTAGTGATTCCTGCAAACCCCTTGTTCAACAGACCGCCACAAACCGGGGTGGAAGCATGTTTCCTCTATCAATCATGGCTGCAACAATGCCAAGCTTTTCTGCCCCGACTCACAAATAGATGCTCACTTTTTGGTCTCCCTGTTATCCACTAACCTGAAAACCACTTTGTTGATTAGAATGAACCATCAGGGTCGCTACATGGGCCACTTTGAGGATTTGCAAAGGGTAACTATCTGTTATTACAAAtcccagaactgtgaggcaagCCCTAAGACATCTATCAGTTTCAGAGACTTCTGCTCATTTGCTAACTTTCCATAAGTCTCACAGGCTTagtccatttccttttttctttcaattctgcCAGTACCCTTTTATTTTCCCCTACAAAGATTTATTTCTCCTAAGCTTGGTGACAGAGTAGAATGCTAGGTTCACAGCTATCCCCTTCTAGCAGTTTTCAAAGTCAAGTTTAGAGTCTTTTTACCACAAGCTTTCAAAAAAATATGCTAAGAGTAGGCACCAAACATGACAAAATAACATGCATTCCAGAATCTTATCTCATTATCTAAGTTTTGGCTCCTGATCTAGTCCCTGGCTCCCTTCTGAAAAGTAAAAGCACAGTTAAGTTTCTGTTCCTTCCCTTTTATCTCTGATGGTACAGCTCATCAAATCTCTTCCTACCCGTCAACCATCCTTATGCCTAAATCCTAGAAAGGATGAAAACATGCTGATCCTTTCCTTCTCAGGATGGCATGTGGAGAGACATCCATAGCAGGGAATCAGGTACCACTTATATCTGTTATACTTGGCACCTAGGTCCCCATTCTCCCCTtaatccttttcttccttcctccacttACATGGCCATATACAGAGGTTTGAAACAAAGTGTGAGTAAGAGCTTTCAAGCAGGAAAAGTCATCTTTCATCAGTTGGAGGAAAGAAATATAAGGTACATTTATCAACACATCAGATTCAACAATACTTTCTGCCAGTCGCTTTGATAGATATTAAGGATACAGCAGTGGACCAGACACATGCGTTACCTTCCTTCATAAAGCTTACTGATCTTCAGAAAGCAAGTTTGTCGGAAAAGTCAAAGGTAATCATAGCAGGAAATGTGGATTAAAAATGAAGCAGAGGCCCTCCGATAGAAGGTCTACCTGCCACCCAAAAAGGCTAGATTCCTTGGGTGGGAATGATGATGGGGAGACAGTAAAGGGATGTAAGCAGTAGTGCAGTTGGATTTGCAATGAGAAAGGGTGCTCTGGCAGTCAGATTGAAAAATTTAGGTGGGATAAAACTGAGACCTGCATGGCCAATTAGAGGCTCACAGTAATCCAAGGAAACTATTCTGCAAACTTGAACAGGAGATGTGgaagcagaaagagagaagagaacttgtaaattagataaatattttgaatctAAAATTCCAAGACACACTGATTACATGTGGCAGATCGGTAGAGCTGCCCTGGACTTCAGGTGCTCTCAGCAGGGTAGAAAGCCTTTCAAAATCTTCACTCATTTACAATACCCAATATATCTAaaatttacaataataataatagcttccagttatagaaaattaaaatttttccttcACTCACAAGGAGATGATTCACTTTGATGTTATGTGGGCATAGAGCAGGCTAAtttattgttctattttttttttgaaggtccAAAGTGGGAGTTGAAATGATGAAGGATCATAAACACATTGATGTCGCCAATTGTAACAGTAAGTTGGCTCTGTCCTGAGTTAGGTGATGCTCAGAGGAAATTTTATCAGCGTTAACCTAAGTAATTGTAGTTCTCCTGGAGCACAATTCCTAGCAGATGTCTATGATGTCAATTATGTTGGACTTTAAAGGGAGAAATTAACTCAAGGAAATGATACTCAAAATGTTTATAGGAGTTGACATCTTGACATATCCAAAAGGAGAAAGTATTAGTATCCTACATTCATATTTAAACCTGAGAGTTCATCTCCTAGAGTCTAAGGCACTGTGCAAATGTCTTTGAAGGATGGATACCTACAGCTTCAGAGTAGGAACGCTTTCAGTTCTGGTTTCCTAACTCTCTGGTGGCATAACCCCCTAACATTTAGTTGATGCAATTACCAATTTTATATGGAGTTTTCATCTTATTATATGTTTTAAAGACAAACACAAAGCCGGGTTACTTATGAAAGAATACCTTAGCTTTAAGATAACTTTTTATAAAGTCTATCTTAGTTTACCGATAACATCCATCATGATACTTACTTCAACTTATAATAATTTATTGccaccatttattcatttattctgcaaatgtttatttatttttcctcacaTCATATGGATAATGTGCTGATGTCATAACAAGATTTGAGGGAGACACATCTCACACATGAGCATGAAAACCCAATCATCTTGCTTCTGAACTACAAAAggatcagcaaacatttactgagcactgaaTAGATATCAGGCATTATggacaaatggagaaaaataaatgctcaGTTAGCTTGCAATGTGAAAGACATTCAACCTACGAACTCTATGAAGACAGTAAAGAGGCAAAAGAGCTTATGTTAAAATTGGTATTTGACTGAGTCCTGAAGGATATGTGTagtcagaaaatgaagaaaaacctCATAAAGATCATGGGTAGTGTTGCTGGAGTTAAGCAAATAATAATACAGGGAATCAAATGAATATGGGTAATTTCTAATTGCCTGTCATATATACATTGAGAAAAGGGGAAAATGTTGCATGGGccatacttacactaaaaaattATTCCTTGTTAGAAGTCATACAAATTTAATATGATGTCCTGTATTTTTTATCTAACTCTTTTTATCTGATAATTCCAGTCATGAACTAAGTCATCATGGACTTGTTCAATAGGCCAATGGGGTGGGCATATTGTGGAATGTAGCAGAGGATAAGcctagaaagagaggaagaaccTAATCATGAAGGTTCTCAAGTGCCATGCTGAGGATTTCAGTGACTATTCAGTAAACTTGAAAGCCACAGAAACCAACTGAGGAAGAAAGTGGTATAATCCACTTTgtgctttaaaatgcaaattcacaATTTAACAAAATGCATGATCtgtagaaaaacaatttaaaatgtcactaaggaatataaaataaaattcatataaatagaaggaaaaaacacTGTCTCTGGATGGGAtgactttatatttaaaagaatgtcAGTTGTCTATGTATCATTTTCTCATTGCTGCTATAATAAAGtggcttttaaaaacaaaaatatatcatCTTATAGTCTGTAGTCCAGAAGTCCAGTGTTGGGCTCATTGAGCTAAGCCCAAGGTAGAGTAGGAGCATGTTCCTTACTGGAGGctgtaggggagaatctgttcctttGCTTATTCCAGGTTTTtaaggctgcccacattccttgtaCCCATCTtcctctatcttcaaagccaCAGCAGAGGGTCAAGTTTTCTTGTCACACCTTTGACccactcttctgcctccctcttccacttctGAGGACCAGTGACATTAGATTGGGCCTACCTATGTAATCCAGGATAGTCTCTCCATCTGAAAGGCCATACCCTAGTCATatctggaaaaggcaacattgtTGCGGGAATTAAGGGACAGGAGAGACCAATGGATAGAACAGGAGGATTTTATTTAGGTGGCTACCTGGCCAGCAGATTAACATCCAAAGGCTGAGCCCTGAACAAAGACAGGGCTTGACTCTTATACATGTACCTGAAAGGGTATTGGCTAGCTTGAATACACACTTCACTAAATGGTGCAAAACCTACAAGGTGGCCAGCAAGTGTACAGAAGCAGAATAAAGACAGTTTATCAAACAGTGACAGGTTTTACCACTCAAGCCAGGTGTTGCAACTCAGCCATATGTTGTGACCTTTGCTGTGCTGCACAGAAGGAAAAAACAGGAACTTACAAAACTTGCAAAGATAATTGTGAGAATAGTAAGGCGGGAAGGGGGAAGCTGAATGAGAAAAACTTGTTTTTCCCAACCTTGCTTTGGGATGGGAGGGAGAGACTCTGGAGCCCATCCCTTCTGGGACCTGGCTCTGCAGACAATGCTACCAAAGCTTCAACAGAGCCCTGCCCTTCCCTGGGTCTTGGAGTGGGTCAGCCTAGTACAGGAaaacttggttttctttttatatcttctgCTTCAACACATTCACAGGTTTTAAGAATTAGGATGTGGATATCTTTGGGGGACTATTAGTTTCCCTATCTAATCAAAAATATAATGGAATCTATTTCTCAGTGGGCAGGTCTGTGCAAACCTACTCCCAaagtttgaggaagctgagaggccaaAGAAGAGTCTGACACATCCAGTTTCTCCGAAAGAAACATTTAGTAGGGACTTACAAGCAGAAGCCATGTTTATGTCTCCATTGGTGAGACAAGATGGTGGATCTCCATACCATTAcccccagacccagggcttaCAGAGCACAAGGGAAGGGTGGTTCAGATGGGATGTACAGGACAACTGAAGTACAATACCACCAAGGCTGTTTGACCTAAGGGCAAGATTTACCATAAGTACCTGCTGTTGTACAACAAACAATAGATAAACTGGGGTTAATCAGGAGCCAACATAGCAGATTAGCATCTAAAATGGAATTGCTTTTGCTGATATACAGAATCCTGATATTATTACCCACATACTGTTCAAAATGCTCAAGCCTATTCtaaaattattaagtaaaataaacatgtaagaGTAATCATAAGCAAATTTGTTACAAGTTTGATACATGGCAAAATGAATACCTGACACATAAAGATTACACAACATAGGATTTACAACAATACTATGTTGTATTTACAACAAAGGCTATGTTCTCAGCAAAGTGTGCCAGTACATTATTAGGATAAAGAATACTTACTAACTATGAAACTCAAGTGTCCAGGGTCATGGTATTCAATCATCTAGGGTGCAATGCTATCAAGCCTCATAGAAACCCATCAATATCACACTGTAATTCCAACATAATTATAGGATTATACAAACTCCCTTTAGTAAGCCAAATCACCAAGACTTAAGAGCTATTTCAGGTGCACTTTCCAATTCTGCAACCAGCACCATTTTATCACTTTGTCCATAGGTTACAAACACAACACAACCACGTAATGATGTACAATTCTGTGGACATAGGCAGCCAGAGACTGCAAGGCCTCTGAGGAACTAAGCAAGGAGGGTAAAGCAGAGACTGCCAATGGTTCCCCAATATTCACTGCCTCCTCCTTCTTTAGTAATAGAAACCAGTTTGTGGCTAGACCCATGGCCATCCTTCCTTATATCTAGTTGTGACCATGACTAAGTTTTTTCCAGGAGTGTGAGTGGGAAACTTCTAGGTCAtgctttaaaagcaaaaaaacttGCCCTCCTTATCCATTTCTTCCCTAACTACTAGCTGAACTTTAGATATAACGTGAGAATGGCAAGAGCCAGGTTAGACCATGAGATTGAAGCCACGTGGTAAGAATGGTATAGCCATAACATAGAAGAAACAAGAGTCCCTAACACCATGCAATGGCATATTAGCCCTGTCCTTCTCACTCCAGGCCTGTTGTGTGagacagaaataaacttttttttttaagtcattattATCTTGGTCTTTCTTACAGCATTCAAACTGGTTTCCTATCTCATACACAACAAGTCCTAAAATACAAGGCATTGGCTCAGTGATGGGATGGCAGCATAGATAGTGGCAAGGAAACATGACAGGAGAAATTGGATGACCTTTGTTATGCTATAACAAGACATTTGCTGCACTGCTACCTACTCGTAATAGAAGGCAGACCATGCGCAAACAGCCTGAAACTCTAGTGAAACTTCCTGGAATATCTCAGAATATTGGTTTGTAATAGCTGTTGCATGTTGCTTTTAGCAAagtctagttttttaaaaaaaaattgtcaagctAGGTGACTAATATACTatttgaggtttttatttttaatgtacatattttaagcCATTTTTTGAACACGGAAAAATTAGattattcattccttcattaaTGAAACAAAGGTAAAGAATTTTATACAACGGCACCAACTGGCAGACCACTAACATTATTCGGGTAAGAGACAAAGACAGAAGTCACCACAGAATCAGGAAGAAAGGACAGAACGTCAAAGAAAGGATAGTATGTCAAGATTTAGCTAATGACCAAATTTAAGAGAAAAGGAATTAGACAGGAGGCAAGATGACTCAAAATCTCTCAAAAGAATAAGTAGAAATGCCTGAGGCAAAGCTAATGATCAAAGAATAGGACtagaaagggacagaaaaaggacatAGGCATTacaggaaggggaaaagagagcAAGAAAACAAAGGACCAGGAAAGAAGGCTAGATGTCTAACTTATGCCAATAAAATCATTTACAAGTGTCTTTGTTACCAGAGAgtgaaaaaatagaagagaaatgcCAAGTTGGAATGAAGCCTCCTGTCCCTGGTGGTTATACTTTACAAGGAAAATGGATAACAACATTTTGCAACCAGGTTCAGTTAGACACAATTAAGATAAACGGCTGTTTGAAAGGCAAACTCATTTACCTCCTGGGAGATTCTACGCTACGTCAGTGGATCTACTACTTACCCAAAGTTGTAAAAAGTAGGTAGTTACTTTATATTCTCTTAGAAATTCAGGCTGgttttaaagtacttttaatgAAGTCTCTATTCTCTGATTtgaactattttgtttt from Rhinopithecus roxellana isolate Shanxi Qingling chromosome 15, ASM756505v1, whole genome shotgun sequence includes:
- the NXPE1 gene encoding NXPE family member 1, whose protein sequence is MFRWFGGIRGLLSNPGRGESISKEQELKNRKLWSALNLSISIHYWNNSAKSLFPKTSPIPLKLPTETELRIKEIIEKLDQQIPPRPFTHVNTTTSATHSTATILNPQDTYCRGDQLDILLEVRDHLGQRKQYGGDFLRARMSSPALMAGASGKVTDFNNGTYLVSFTLFWEGQISLSLLLIHPSEGASALWRARNQGYKIIFKGKFVNGTFHVFTECGLTLNSSAELCEYLDNRDQEAFYCVKPQHMPCEALTHMTTQNREVSYLTDKEKSLFHRSKVGVEMMKDHKHIDVANCNKSEKIEEKCQVGMKPPVPGGYTLQGKWITTFCNQVQLDTIKINGCLKGKLIYLLGDSTLRQWIYYLPKVVKTLKFFDLHETGIFKKHLLLDAERHTQIQWKKHNHPFVTLQLYSLIGHDYIPREIDQLSGDKNTAIVITFGQHFRPFPIDIFIRRAIGVRKAIERLFLRSPTTKVIIKTENIREMHLDTERLGDFHGYIQYLITKDIFKDLNVGIIDAWDMTIAYDTNNVHPPDHVVGNQINMFLNYIC